The Miscanthus floridulus cultivar M001 chromosome 17, ASM1932011v1, whole genome shotgun sequence genome has a window encoding:
- the LOC136515512 gene encoding uncharacterized protein, giving the protein MPREAEARESDGAEAPLVVEAIEGEAEAPRIPEAIEGEAEATEVGASRSTEAEAAKAGALGSIEIGVAETRAPGTTEAGVAEAGAPGTTKTGVAEASVSVVKLAAQEAEMKVAEASVPPLVQGPSPLWESVREVEVHSISSDDTSRGEGLEKEASWAAEASVAVQVVLEAEIEGHTALRSAARTACEALEVEGV; this is encoded by the exons ATGCCCCGTGAGGCTGAGGCccgtgagtcagatggggccgaggcgccctTAGTTGTCGAGGCCAtcgagggcgaggccgaggccccccGGATTCCCGAGGCCAtcgagggcgaggccgaggcgacggaggTCGGGGCCTCCAGGTccaccgaggccgaggcggcGAAGGCCGGAGCCCTCGGGTCCATCGAGATCGGGGTGGCAGAGActagagcccccgggaccaccgaggccggggtggcagaggccggagcccccgggaccaccaagACCGGGGTGGCGGAGGCCAGCGTGAGCGTGGTGAAGCTGGCAGCCCAGGAAGCGGAGATGAAGGTGGCGGAGGCCTCAGTACCGCCCCTGGTCCAAGGCCCATCACCATTGTGGGAGAGCGTCCGGGAAGTGGAGGttcattcgatctcctccgatgatacttcccgggggGAAG ggttggagaaggaggcttcctGGGCAGCTGAGGCTTCTGTCGCGGTACAGgtggtgctcgaggccgagatcgaGGGGCACACCGCGCTGCGGAGCGCCGCTCGTACCGCCTGtgaggccctagaggtcgagggggtctag